The DNA region GAGGTGCTCACCCAGCCACTGGATGGCGAGCTTCAGGCGGGCGACCGCGTCCACGGTCTCCAGCAGCTGCACCTTCTGGGAGGTGGTCAGGAAGGGCGAGTACCCGGAGTTGTCGGCGAGGGCGGAGACGTCCTCGATCTGCTGGACCCGGTCCACGACCTGCCAGGCGCCGCGCTTCTTCAGCCAGCTCGTGGCGAGCGCCTTGTACTCCTTGGCCAACTCGGCCACCGAACCGGGCAGGGGGTCGGGCAGGGACACCCCGATCCGGGTGCCCTCCACCCACAGCGCGCTGCCGGGGCCACTGGTCCCCGCACCGATCCGCACCCGGTCGCGTGCCCGGATGAGCGCTCCGGGGTCCCCGTCCGAGAGCCGTCCGACCTGCTCGACGGTGCCCAGCACACCGGTGCCGGTGTAGTTCCCGTCGATACGCGGCACGAGCAGCACCTCGGGCTTGCCGCCCCCGGACCGCGCGACCGCCTGGGCGGCCTCCACGGCGGCGCGCACCTCCGCGTCCGACAGGTCGAGCGGCACGACCATTCCGGGCAGGACGACCTCGTCGTCGAGCGGCAGCACAGGCAGGTCGATCGGCGTGAACGCCTGGGACGCATTGGACTCAGCAGTCATGATCTCCCCTTCGGCAGGCAAGTTGAGTTATGCCGACTCAATGCTTGTGAGCCTCAGAATGTTCCCGACGCCTTGTTCGCTCTCAGCGATCACCGCCGTGGACACCACGTCACCTACCTGGATCCCGCGGCCGCCCCCGCTCATACGCCAGCGCCCCGGCAGGCGCCGTCATTCCCGGCAGCCGGTTCCCGGGGCGGCCACAACCCCCTTCGCGCCGGCCGCCGGACGGCCCGGCCCCCCGGGCCCCACGGCGGGGCCGCGGTGGTCACGCGCGAAAGCGCCCCACCCTTCGGGGGAGGTTCGGGAAACCTGCTGGTCCCGGCGGGCGGGGACCGGGAGGATGGGCCGATCACTACCGCCCGCCCCGACCGGAGACCGGAGACCGCGCCCATGTCCGCCACGCATGCCCCCAGCCCCGTCACCCTCGACCGGCGTGAAGGGCCGTACGGCGAGGTCGTCCTGCGGGAGCGCGGCGACGACTACGAGATCATCGCCAACGGGTGTTTCCTGATGGACACCTCCGACGGGCGCTCCGAACGGCTGCTGATCGACGCGGCCCTCGCCGCCCTCCCCGCCGGCCGACCGGACCCGTCGGTGCTCGTCGGCGGGCTGGGCGTCGGCTTCTCGCTGGTCCGCGCCGCCGCCGAGCGGCGGTGGGGCCGGATCTGCGTCGTCGAGCGCGAGCAGGCCATCGTGGACTGGCACACCGAGGGGCCGCTCGGCCGGATCTCCGCAGGGGCCCTCGCCGATCCGCGGACCCGGATCATCCGCGCGGACCTCGTCGATCACCTCCGGACGACCACGGAGCGTTACGACGCCCTCTGCCTGGACATCGACAACGGCCCCGACTGGACCGTCACCGAGGACAACGAAAGCCTCTATTCGCCCACCGGTCTGGCCACCTGCCGGGCGCGTCTGACCCCCGGCGGAGTCCTCGCGGTGTGGTCCGCGCAACCGTCCCCGGCCTTTGAGACAGCGCTGCGGAATGCCGGATTCCACGCGGTACGGACCGAAGAAGTAGCCGTTGCCCGAGGTGTACCGGACGTGGTCCATCTCGCACTCGCCGCCGACTGAACCCCCTCTCGGTACCCACAGACCCGGCGCGCCACGGGCCGAGCGGCACGAGGCCGCCGCTCCGCCGTGCCCGCCGGGGTAACGGCTTCACGTCGGACAACACCCTGCGTAGCCGAGAGCCGTCCTCTGCCTTTACGCTGCTGACCGGCACAAGGGATCACCGACGACATCCACAAGCGATAAACCGTGCCTCCGGGGGAATGGCCCCCGCGAGAACGGGCAGGGGCGGGGCGATGGAACAGACACACACCACCCACAACGGCGTCGCGGCCACCCCCGGGGCTCAGCGCCGGGTGCTGGTGGTCGAGGACGACGCGACGATCGTCGACGCCATTTCCGCCCGGCTGCGGGCCGAGGGCTTTCTGGTGCAGACCGCACTGGACGGGCCGGCGGCCGTGGACGCGGCCGAGGCCTGGCAGCCCGACCTGATGGTGCTCGACATCATGCTCCCGGGCTTCGACGGCCTGGAGGTCTGCCGGCGCGTACAGGCCCAGCGGCCCGTCCCGGTGCTGATGCTCACCGCACGGGACGACGAGACCGACATGCTGGTCGGCCTCGGGGTCGGTGCCGACGACTACATGACCAAGCCGTTCTCGATGCGCGAGCTGGCCGCGCGCGTCCACGTCCTGCTGCGGCGGGTCGAGCGGGCC from Streptomyces sp. B1I3 includes:
- a CDS encoding response regulator transcription factor, with the translated sequence MEQTHTTHNGVAATPGAQRRVLVVEDDATIVDAISARLRAEGFLVQTALDGPAAVDAAEAWQPDLMVLDIMLPGFDGLEVCRRVQAQRPVPVLMLTARDDETDMLVGLGVGADDYMTKPFSMRELAARVHVLLRRVERAALAAVTPRSGILRLGELEIDHAQRRVRVRADDVHLTPTEFDLLVCLANTPRAVLSREQLLAEVWDWADASGTRTVDSHIKALRRKIGAERIRTVHGVGYALETPAP
- a CDS encoding spermidine synthase; the protein is MSATHAPSPVTLDRREGPYGEVVLRERGDDYEIIANGCFLMDTSDGRSERLLIDAALAALPAGRPDPSVLVGGLGVGFSLVRAAAERRWGRICVVEREQAIVDWHTEGPLGRISAGALADPRTRIIRADLVDHLRTTTERYDALCLDIDNGPDWTVTEDNESLYSPTGLATCRARLTPGGVLAVWSAQPSPAFETALRNAGFHAVRTEEVAVARGVPDVVHLALAAD